The Campylobacter sp. CN_NE2 genome contains a region encoding:
- a CDS encoding thiamine pyrophosphate-dependent enzyme has product MKQILMGNEAIALGLIHANVDVVSGYPGTPSSEILGNFQKLRDKMGLQAYAEWASNEKVGYEVAYAHAMSGKNACATMKQVGLNVAADAVMNSAYIGNIGAMILISADDPGFYSSQTEQDSRVFAKFARIPALDPASPQEAYDFIKICAEISRKFEIPVMFRSIMRVAHARQNCEISENSEFNPPKGEFIKNTNRWAGVPPGPRYIQGVELLEKIEQIRKFNYENFIKPKIANLKGGDKAEILCITSGVASSYVSEAASDLKINADVLKIDMPTPLPYNELNELCKSYKKVVVFEEPYACMEEDLSGENIYGKKTGHVHKIHEFGKDKVFEAFANLGILDGKNPFKAPKFSGYELPKRPPNLCPGCPHRDIFYSITKTFRTKQSIYASDIGCYTLALNQNAIDHFLCMGASISTASGFSLANPDKTVVATIGDSTFLHSGMPPLINAVYQKHKFILIILDNSTTAMTGRQTTPERASGDIDIKKLVEGCGIKCHEYFYEPDLNKTMLFMKGLKSAYESSEVPVVAVIRQFCILDKSNSKIPQIYAVVNEAKCVECDTCVGKYKCPAMSYNERHKVEIDPFLCTGCSACISGLCPTDAFEVRSK; this is encoded by the coding sequence ATGAAACAAATTTTAATGGGAAACGAAGCGATTGCGCTTGGGCTAATACACGCAAATGTCGATGTCGTATCGGGCTACCCCGGGACGCCGTCGAGTGAAATTCTAGGCAATTTCCAAAAATTACGCGACAAAATGGGCTTACAAGCTTACGCTGAGTGGGCGAGTAACGAAAAGGTCGGTTACGAAGTAGCTTACGCTCACGCTATGAGCGGTAAAAACGCCTGTGCTACGATGAAACAGGTGGGCTTAAATGTCGCAGCAGACGCTGTGATGAACTCAGCCTACATAGGCAATATCGGCGCGATGATTTTAATAAGTGCCGATGATCCGGGCTTTTACTCATCTCAAACAGAGCAAGATAGCAGAGTTTTTGCTAAATTCGCTAGGATTCCTGCTCTTGATCCTGCTAGTCCCCAAGAAGCGTATGATTTTATAAAAATTTGTGCAGAAATATCACGCAAATTTGAAATCCCCGTAATGTTTCGCTCTATAATGCGAGTTGCCCACGCAAGGCAAAACTGCGAAATCTCAGAAAATAGCGAATTTAACCCGCCAAAAGGCGAATTTATCAAAAATACAAATCGCTGGGCAGGTGTGCCACCTGGTCCAAGATATATTCAAGGTGTAGAATTACTTGAAAAAATCGAGCAAATTCGCAAATTTAACTATGAAAATTTTATTAAACCAAAGATTGCAAATTTAAAAGGCGGCGATAAGGCTGAAATTCTCTGTATCACAAGCGGGGTTGCAAGTAGCTATGTAAGCGAAGCAGCGAGTGATCTAAAAATAAACGCCGATGTCCTTAAAATCGATATGCCCACACCTTTGCCATACAACGAGCTAAATGAACTTTGCAAAAGCTACAAAAAAGTCGTGGTTTTTGAAGAGCCGTATGCTTGTATGGAAGAAGATTTAAGCGGCGAAAATATCTACGGCAAAAAAACAGGACATGTCCATAAAATCCATGAATTTGGCAAAGATAAAGTTTTTGAAGCGTTTGCAAATTTGGGTATTTTAGACGGCAAAAATCCTTTTAAAGCACCAAAATTTAGTGGTTACGAGCTTCCAAAAAGACCGCCAAATTTATGCCCTGGCTGTCCGCATAGAGATATTTTTTATAGCATTACCAAAACTTTTCGCACAAAGCAGTCTATTTATGCAAGCGACATTGGTTGCTATACTCTCGCACTTAATCAAAATGCGATAGATCACTTCCTTTGCATGGGTGCTAGTATTTCTACTGCAAGTGGTTTTAGCCTAGCAAACCCTGATAAAACGGTCGTTGCTACGATTGGCGATAGCACATTTTTGCACTCAGGTATGCCGCCGCTCATCAACGCAGTTTATCAAAAACACAAATTTATTTTGATAATCTTAGACAACTCAACTACTGCGATGACAGGTCGCCAAACTACGCCAGAAAGGGCTTCGGGCGATATTGACATCAAAAAGCTGGTCGAAGGCTGTGGCATAAAATGCCATGAGTATTTTTACGAGCCTGATTTAAACAAAACCATGCTTTTTATGAAAGGTTTAAAATCGGCTTATGAGAGCAGTGAAGTGCCTGTGGTAGCGGTGATTCGCCAGTTTTGCATTTTGGATAAATCGAATTCAAAAATTCCGCAAATTTACGCCGTCGTAAATGAAGCAAAATGCGTTGAGTGCGATACTTGCGTGGGCAAATACAAATGCCCTGCTATGAGCTACAACGAACGCCATAAAGTTGAGATCGATCCGTTTTTATGCACGGGCTGTTCGGCATGTATTAGCGGACTTTGTCCGACAGATGCTTTTGAAGTGAGGTCAAAATGA
- a CDS encoding 2-oxoacid:acceptor oxidoreductase family protein, whose translation MKYQILIAGYGGQGAVFLVKLLSIAAANKGYACLGTENHGMSQRGGSVSCGIKIGDFFSPNIDENSADLLIALEQTEALRYLQFLNQNSGVIAVNSDENFPNLPFKIYATNAFKKAKSGEFDIGGLNVYMLGIVIKNVANFPFSYDEICKAIEIFNPKVAEKNKQILKLAMES comes from the coding sequence ATGAAATATCAAATTTTAATCGCTGGATATGGCGGACAAGGTGCCGTTTTTTTAGTAAAACTGCTTTCAATCGCAGCCGCAAACAAAGGCTATGCGTGTCTTGGCACGGAAAATCACGGCATGAGCCAAAGGGGCGGAAGTGTTTCATGCGGCATTAAAATCGGCGATTTTTTTAGCCCAAATATCGATGAAAATTCGGCTGATTTGTTGATTGCATTGGAGCAAACAGAAGCGCTTCGTTATTTGCAATTTTTAAATCAAAATTCAGGCGTAATTGCCGTAAATTCAGATGAAAATTTTCCAAATTTGCCGTTTAAAATTTACGCAACAAACGCCTTTAAAAAGGCAAAATCAGGCGAATTTGACATAGGCGGGTTAAATGTTTATATGCTAGGAATTGTTATCAAAAATGTAGCAAATTTTCCGTTTTCTTATGATGAAATTTGCAAAGCAATCGAAATTTTTAACCCAAAAGTCGCCGAAAAAAACAAACAAATTTTAAAACTAGCAATGGAGAGCTAA
- a CDS encoding phenylacetate--CoA ligase family protein, whose amino-acid sequence MSDTPKYWSINEIVDKETLREIQNKRFAKFLKRISKVEFYQKKFAELGLKFDEIKDISELSKLPFTTKKDMRDHYPFGLFAVPQKKVVRIHSSSGTSGKPTVVGYTRKDLEIWCEVLARVFTMAGVGKNDTVHNAYGYGLFTGGLGAHYGAETVGASVVPSSSGFTERQLMLLRDFGATAISCTPSFAMHLADHAKALGYDLKKDFKLKAGIFGAEPTSKALKQAIAEAWGINYHDIYGLSEILGPGVAGGCGKSEGMHIFEDHFYPEIIDPKTGEVLPDGEKGELVITTLTKEAIPLLRYRTGDVTSIKTGKCPCGRNLRMIESIVGRSDDMVIINGVNVFPSQVEHVLSTIEGLSLNYQIVLSKKGYLDKIEVKVEMSDDFNFDSISAIENLQKETAAKLLTNLFIHASVNIVEPRSIGASDTKIKRVIDKRNEA is encoded by the coding sequence ATGAGTGATACGCCAAAATACTGGTCCATCAACGAAATCGTTGATAAAGAAACGCTAAGAGAAATCCAAAACAAAAGATTTGCCAAATTTTTAAAAAGGATTTCTAAGGTTGAATTTTATCAGAAAAAATTTGCCGAACTTGGGCTTAAATTTGATGAAATCAAAGATATTTCCGAGCTTTCAAAGCTTCCTTTTACGACAAAAAAAGATATGCGAGATCATTATCCATTTGGGCTTTTTGCAGTTCCGCAAAAAAAGGTCGTGCGAATTCATTCTAGTAGTGGCACAAGCGGTAAGCCGACCGTCGTAGGATACACTAGAAAAGATTTAGAAATTTGGTGCGAAGTTTTGGCTAGGGTCTTTACTATGGCAGGTGTGGGCAAAAACGACACCGTGCATAATGCCTACGGATACGGGCTTTTTACAGGCGGTCTTGGAGCGCACTATGGTGCTGAGACTGTCGGGGCTTCTGTCGTGCCGTCTAGCTCTGGCTTTACAGAACGCCAACTTATGCTTTTAAGGGATTTTGGAGCGACTGCGATTTCATGCACTCCGTCATTTGCTATGCACTTAGCAGATCATGCCAAAGCTTTGGGTTATGATCTTAAAAAAGATTTTAAGCTAAAAGCAGGAATTTTTGGTGCTGAGCCGACTAGCAAAGCTCTAAAACAAGCTATTGCCGAAGCGTGGGGGATAAATTATCACGATATTTACGGACTTAGTGAAATTTTAGGACCCGGTGTCGCCGGAGGGTGCGGTAAAAGCGAAGGAATGCATATTTTTGAAGATCACTTCTATCCTGAGATTATCGATCCAAAAACAGGTGAAGTTTTGCCTGATGGAGAAAAAGGCGAGTTAGTCATAACAACGCTTACAAAAGAAGCTATTCCGCTACTTCGCTACCGAACTGGCGATGTAACTTCGATAAAAACTGGCAAATGCCCTTGCGGCAGGAATTTGCGTATGATCGAAAGTATCGTAGGAAGAAGCGATGATATGGTTATCATAAACGGCGTAAATGTCTTCCCAAGCCAAGTAGAGCATGTTTTATCGACTATCGAAGGATTAAGTCTAAATTATCAAATCGTCCTAAGCAAAAAAGGGTATTTAGATAAGATTGAAGTCAAGGTCGAAATGAGCGATGATTTCAACTTTGATAGCATTTCGGCGATTGAAAATTTACAAAAAGAAACAGCCGCAAAACTGCTAACAAATTTATTTATCCACGCAAGTGTAAATATAGTAGAACCGCGTAGTATCGGTGCTAGCGATACCAAAATCAAAAGAGTAATCGACAAAAGGAACGAAGCATGA
- a CDS encoding Cj0069 family protein has protein sequence MKKRIVFFEAVGGTDKGEDGHRRDTMPMVNALSTHGWTGEVIQLSDEILRDENESKKIYEFVRDNADGYVSRVNPGNIKEEKLYFEMLRKLCTDGLVGMPHPDAMIGYGAKDALTKLADTELVPDDTYAYYDIATFKSTFPKSLAKGERVLKQNRGSTGEGIWRVRLENAGDYGKFDSLALDTKIICTEAKDNHSEERKLGEFMDFCEQYIVGDNGMLVDMTFLPRIKEGEIRILMLYKTPVYVVHKKPAEGGDAFSATLFSGAKYRYDEPKEWENLIGWFLERLPEIRTKLGNYDLPLIWTADFILDTDENGKDKYVLGEINCSCVGFTSPAEFMAKIAVMVGENIVNIVSEKKA, from the coding sequence ATGAAAAAAAGAATAGTTTTTTTCGAAGCCGTAGGCGGCACGGACAAGGGCGAAGACGGACACAGACGAGATACGATGCCGATGGTAAATGCACTTAGCACTCACGGCTGGACGGGGGAAGTTATCCAATTAAGCGATGAAATTTTGCGAGACGAAAATGAGAGCAAAAAAATTTACGAATTCGTTAGAGACAACGCTGACGGCTATGTTTCGCGTGTAAATCCGGGAAATATCAAAGAAGAAAAACTTTATTTTGAAATGCTACGAAAGCTCTGCACTGATGGCCTAGTCGGTATGCCGCACCCTGATGCGATGATAGGATATGGCGCAAAAGACGCTCTAACCAAACTCGCTGACACCGAGCTAGTGCCTGATGATACTTATGCGTATTATGATATTGCGACATTTAAAAGCACATTTCCAAAATCACTTGCCAAAGGCGAGAGAGTTTTAAAACAAAATCGCGGATCTACGGGTGAAGGAATTTGGCGTGTAAGACTTGAAAATGCAGGCGATTACGGCAAATTTGATAGCTTAGCACTTGATACCAAAATCATCTGCACCGAAGCCAAAGACAATCACTCAGAAGAGCGAAAACTTGGCGAATTTATGGACTTTTGCGAACAATACATCGTCGGCGATAACGGAATGCTTGTAGATATGACATTTTTGCCACGCATTAAAGAGGGCGAAATTCGCATTTTAATGCTTTATAAAACGCCTGTTTATGTCGTGCATAAAAAACCGGCAGAAGGCGGGGACGCATTTAGCGCGACACTTTTTAGCGGTGCAAAATATCGCTATGATGAGCCAAAAGAGTGGGAAAATTTGATCGGCTGGTTTTTAGAGCGTCTGCCTGAGATTCGCACAAAACTTGGAAATTACGATTTGCCTTTGATTTGGACGGCAGATTTTATCCTTGATACTGACGAAAATGGCAAAGACAAATATGTGCTTGGCGAAATCAACTGCTCGTGTGTTGGATTTACAAGTCCGGCTGAATTTATGGCAAAAATCGCCGTTATGGTCGGAGAAAATATCGTAAATATCGTAAGCGAGAAAAAGGCGTAA
- a CDS encoding CAP domain-containing protein has protein sequence MNLKKFCIFIFVAIFLTGCAEVLNEIDNEIAKQFPQIQTNKTNKGKTTQTGKTTPAKTAKNSSADFFTAMGDNEAAQIVKGTHKNTPSWFAQSKTTLGGANDATNLQNMKASLAIIKQTNAKRKSEGKSALKVSHKMMAISQIRTNYAAHYKFSHAPLTGVASVAENLAKGQANGAAAVNAWYSEKSNCPNKSAKNCKFSANTGHYLNLVNSSYSVTGASLANKTYGGVYGSGGNGYTIEQYEAMFDKWLNSK, from the coding sequence ATGAATTTGAAAAAATTTTGCATATTTATTTTTGTGGCGATATTTTTGACAGGCTGTGCGGAAGTTTTAAATGAAATCGACAACGAAATTGCAAAGCAGTTTCCACAAATTCAAACAAATAAAACAAACAAGGGTAAAACTACGCAAACAGGCAAAACAACACCAGCCAAAACTGCCAAAAACAGCTCAGCAGACTTTTTTACGGCAATGGGAGATAATGAAGCGGCGCAAATCGTAAAAGGCACTCACAAAAACACTCCGTCTTGGTTCGCGCAAAGCAAAACCACACTTGGTGGCGCAAATGACGCAACAAATTTGCAAAACATGAAAGCTTCACTAGCTATCATCAAACAAACCAATGCAAAACGCAAAAGCGAAGGCAAAAGCGCTCTTAAAGTCAGCCATAAAATGATGGCAATCTCGCAAATTCGCACAAATTACGCGGCGCATTATAAATTTTCTCACGCACCACTAACGGGCGTTGCAAGTGTAGCCGAAAATCTTGCCAAAGGTCAAGCAAACGGCGCAGCAGCCGTAAATGCGTGGTATAGCGAAAAATCAAACTGCCCGAACAAATCTGCAAAAAACTGCAAATTTAGCGCAAACACGGGGCATTATTTGAATTTGGTAAATTCTAGTTATAGCGTAACGGGAGCTAGTTTGGCAAATAAAACTTACGGCGGAGTTTATGGCTCTGGCGGAAACGGCTACACTATCGAGCAATACGAAGCGATGTTTGATAAATGGCTAAATTCGAAATAG
- a CDS encoding DUF3737 family protein — translation MKKIENQRFTGERALFMAKNLEISHCSFGDGESPLKESENIAVTASNFEWKYPFWYSKNFRIKNCFFDEIARAGIWYSKDFSLKDCLYYAPKGFRGSENFELENIQIPNAAETLWFCKNVKLKNIVANGQYFGMKSENLRIQNLNLSGDYCFDGCKNIEISDSKLLSKDAFWNCENVVIKNCFISGEYFGWNSSNVCLENCVVSSLQGFCYMKNLVMKDCRLINTTLAFEFSDAQAEILGKIDSVKNPSSGKIIADEIGEIIIDGTTDSSKFEIITKDKF, via the coding sequence ATGAAAAAAATCGAAAATCAACGATTTACAGGGGAGAGAGCCCTATTTATGGCAAAAAATTTAGAAATTTCGCATTGTTCGTTTGGGGACGGCGAATCGCCCTTAAAAGAGAGCGAAAATATCGCTGTAACGGCGTCAAATTTCGAGTGGAAGTATCCGTTTTGGTATAGCAAAAATTTTCGCATTAAAAACTGCTTTTTTGACGAAATTGCAAGAGCAGGAATTTGGTATAGCAAGGATTTTAGCTTAAAAGATTGCTTGTATTATGCGCCAAAAGGGTTTCGCGGGAGCGAAAATTTTGAGCTTGAAAATATCCAAATTCCAAACGCTGCTGAAACTCTTTGGTTTTGCAAAAATGTAAAATTAAAAAATATCGTCGCAAACGGGCAGTATTTTGGCATGAAAAGCGAGAATTTACGCATACAAAACCTAAATTTGAGTGGAGATTACTGCTTTGACGGGTGCAAAAATATCGAAATTTCAGATTCGAAACTGCTTAGCAAAGACGCTTTTTGGAACTGCGAAAATGTGGTTATCAAAAACTGCTTTATAAGTGGTGAGTATTTTGGCTGGAATTCATCTAATGTTTGCCTTGAAAACTGCGTGGTATCGAGTTTGCAAGGCTTTTGCTATATGAAAAATTTGGTTATGAAAGATTGCCGTTTGATTAATACGACTTTGGCGTTTGAATTTAGCGACGCTCAGGCTGAAATTTTAGGTAAAATTGATAGCGTAAAAAATCCAAGCTCAGGCAAAATAATCGCCGATGAAATCGGTGAAATCATCATTGACGGCACAACGGATTCTAGCAAATTTGAGATAATCACAAAGGATAAATTTTGA
- a CDS encoding MalY/PatB family protein — protein sequence MKFNFDEIIDRRNSNSLKWAVGKNELPMWVADMDFRAAPCILEALQEAVKHGIFGYSEISTQWALAYQNWWQKRHNFRIEEHWLIFCTGVVPALSSLVRKFTTPNESVLVQSPVYNCFFSSIQNNGAKVLCNELVYENSKYEIDWTDFEEKLSDPQTTLFILCNPHNPIGKIWSKDELARMGELCAKHGVTVISDEIHCDLCEPNLSYTPFASISETNANISISCISPTKAFNIAGLNSAAVFAKNKFLRHKSWRAFNTDEIAEPNAFAVAATVAAFEKGEEWLDELRIYLSENKKIVREFLSENLPYIRALPCDATYLMWLDCSNLINLSSKIPIATSENLKIPHFAEFKNSTELANFIRSKSGLYLSSGEIYGKGGEKFLRLNIATPRANLLDGLERLKRALGR from the coding sequence TTGAAATTTAATTTTGACGAAATCATCGATAGACGAAATTCAAACTCGCTAAAATGGGCGGTCGGCAAAAATGAGCTTCCTATGTGGGTGGCAGATATGGACTTTCGCGCCGCGCCTTGCATTTTAGAAGCGTTGCAAGAAGCAGTGAAGCATGGCATTTTTGGATACAGCGAAATCTCCACCCAGTGGGCTTTGGCGTATCAAAATTGGTGGCAAAAACGCCACAATTTTCGCATTGAAGAACACTGGCTTATATTTTGCACAGGCGTTGTTCCTGCGCTTTCATCGCTCGTGCGAAAATTTACCACGCCAAATGAAAGCGTTCTGGTGCAAAGCCCTGTTTATAACTGCTTTTTCTCATCTATCCAAAACAACGGCGCAAAGGTGCTTTGCAACGAACTCGTCTATGAAAATAGCAAATATGAAATCGACTGGACGGATTTTGAAGAAAAGCTAAGCGATCCGCAAACTACGCTCTTTATCCTTTGTAATCCGCACAATCCTATCGGCAAAATTTGGTCAAAAGACGAACTAGCTCGTATGGGCGAGCTTTGTGCTAAACACGGCGTAACGGTCATCAGCGATGAAATTCACTGCGACTTGTGTGAGCCAAATTTGAGTTACACGCCGTTTGCAAGCATAAGCGAAACAAACGCAAATATCAGCATTTCGTGCATTTCGCCGACAAAAGCTTTTAATATCGCAGGTCTTAATAGCGCTGCCGTGTTTGCGAAAAATAAATTTTTAAGGCACAAATCGTGGCGAGCTTTTAATACAGATGAAATCGCCGAGCCAAACGCATTTGCAGTCGCTGCCACTGTGGCGGCATTTGAAAAAGGCGAAGAGTGGCTTGATGAATTGCGAATTTATCTAAGCGAAAATAAAAAAATCGTGCGTGAATTCCTAAGCGAAAATTTGCCTTATATAAGGGCATTGCCGTGCGATGCGACATATTTAATGTGGCTTGATTGTTCGAATTTGATAAATCTAAGTAGCAAAATTCCTATCGCAACTAGTGAAAATTTGAAAATCCCACACTTTGCGGAGTTTAAAAATTCAACCGAACTTGCAAATTTTATCCGTTCTAAATCAGGGCTTTATCTAAGTAGCGGCGAGATTTACGGAAAAGGCGGAGAGAAATTTTTACGCCTAAACATCGCCACGCCAAGGGCGAATTTGCTTGACGGGTTAGAACGGCTAAAAAGGGCGTTGGGTAGATAA
- the ilvD gene encoding dihydroxy-acid dehydratase, producing the protein MRSDIVKKGYTRAPHRSLLRATGLKDEDFSKPFIGVANSFIEVIPGHFFLNKYAEIIKDEIRKNGCVPFEFNTIGVDDGIAMGHSGMLYSLPSREIIANSIETMMNAHALDALICIPNCDKIVPGMLMGALRVNVPTVFVSGGPMKAGVGQKGEALDLNSVFEAVGAYETKKIDENELKFIECAACPGGGSCSGMFTANSMNTLCEAMGIALSGNGTILALTPEREALLRKAARRICEIALDDKFKIRNIINEKSIRNAMVVDMAMGGSSNTILHMLAISREAGAPLNIAELNDISKSVPHIAKIAPSLPSVHMQDIENSGGLSAVINEIAKFNPNLLNLDALCVSGETLGQRVKDAKISDENIIRPVSNAYSMRGGLAILFGNLAEQGCVIKAAGIIGERKFSGTAICFNSQDEAIEGISSGKVQKGNVVVLRYEGPKGGPGMQEMLSPTSLIVGRGLGADVALITDGRFSGATRGLSIGHISPEAAEGGMIGLLKDGDIIDIDVDNFSINVRLSDEEIAKRKAEWKYQGKEVGSKWLRQYQKLVTNASNGGVLEA; encoded by the coding sequence ATGAGAAGCGATATTGTAAAAAAGGGTTACACAAGGGCTCCGCACCGCTCACTTTTGCGTGCGACGGGCTTAAAAGACGAAGATTTTTCTAAGCCATTTATCGGTGTGGCAAACAGCTTTATAGAAGTTATTCCGGGTCATTTTTTCTTAAATAAATACGCCGAAATCATCAAAGATGAAATTCGCAAAAACGGCTGTGTTCCGTTTGAATTTAACACTATCGGCGTTGATGACGGTATCGCCATGGGGCATAGCGGTATGCTTTATAGTTTGCCAAGCCGTGAAATCATCGCAAATTCGATCGAAACTATGATGAACGCTCACGCGTTAGACGCTCTTATTTGCATACCAAACTGCGATAAAATCGTGCCCGGAATGCTAATGGGCGCTTTAAGAGTAAATGTGCCGACCGTTTTCGTAAGCGGCGGTCCTATGAAAGCTGGTGTAGGGCAAAAAGGCGAAGCGTTGGATCTGAATTCCGTTTTTGAAGCAGTCGGCGCATATGAAACCAAAAAAATAGACGAAAACGAGCTTAAATTTATCGAGTGCGCGGCGTGTCCGGGCGGTGGAAGTTGTAGCGGAATGTTCACCGCAAACTCGATGAATACGCTATGCGAAGCCATGGGAATCGCTCTTAGCGGAAACGGCACGATTTTGGCCCTAACGCCTGAGAGAGAAGCGCTTTTGCGAAAAGCAGCAAGGCGAATTTGCGAAATCGCCCTTGACGATAAATTTAAAATTCGCAACATAATCAACGAAAAATCAATCCGCAACGCGATGGTTGTGGATATGGCGATGGGCGGCAGCTCAAATACGATTTTACACATGCTTGCGATCTCTCGTGAAGCAGGCGCACCGCTAAATATCGCCGAGCTTAATGACATTAGCAAAAGCGTTCCGCATATCGCAAAAATCGCCCCAAGTCTGCCAAGCGTGCATATGCAAGACATTGAAAATTCAGGCGGATTGAGTGCTGTTATCAATGAAATCGCTAAATTTAATCCAAATTTACTAAATTTAGACGCTCTTTGCGTGAGCGGAGAAACACTCGGGCAAAGGGTAAAAGACGCTAAAATCAGCGACGAAAATATAATCCGCCCTGTTTCAAACGCCTACTCTATGCGTGGCGGGTTAGCGATTTTGTTTGGAAATTTAGCTGAGCAGGGTTGCGTTATAAAAGCAGCAGGAATCATCGGAGAGCGCAAATTTAGCGGAACGGCGATTTGCTTTAACAGCCAAGATGAAGCAATCGAAGGCATAAGCAGTGGAAAAGTGCAAAAGGGAAATGTCGTGGTGCTACGATATGAAGGGCCAAAAGGGGGTCCTGGAATGCAAGAAATGCTAAGTCCAACTAGCCTAATCGTGGGCAGGGGACTAGGAGCTGATGTAGCGCTCATCACAGACGGGCGTTTTAGCGGTGCTACAAGGGGGCTAAGCATAGGTCATATAAGCCCAGAAGCCGCAGAAGGCGGTATGATAGGACTGCTTAAAGATGGCGATATAATCGACATCGATGTGGATAATTTTAGCATAAATGTGCGTTTAAGCGACGAAGAAATCGCAAAACGCAAAGCAGAGTGGAAATATCAAGGCAAGGAAGTGGGGAGCAAATGGCTTCGCCAGTATCAAAAACTGGTAACCAACGCCAGCAACGGCGGAGTTTTGGAAGCGTGA
- a CDS encoding formate hydrogenlyase maturation HycH family protein, whose translation MIEIWKLTRKSVSEEKTAPNYKNILVVKSLGHGAGSIDFSQKVGEFSDEDWQKIVSSGDEYAKNKLEKLDRLYEIEIFPEHAIKLLQSLENSAFGEFLKDLDEGYLTLRKVFR comes from the coding sequence ATGATTGAAATTTGGAAATTGACAAGAAAAAGTGTTTCAGAAGAAAAAACCGCACCTAATTATAAAAATATTTTGGTTGTAAAAAGCCTAGGGCATGGCGCAGGAAGTATCGATTTTAGTCAAAAAGTAGGCGAATTCAGCGATGAAGATTGGCAAAAAATCGTCAGTAGTGGCGATGAATACGCCAAAAATAAATTAGAAAAATTAGACCGGCTTTACGAAATCGAAATTTTCCCGGAACACGCCATAAAACTTTTGCAAAGCCTTGAAAATTCGGCTTTTGGCGAGTTTTTAAAGGATTTAGATGAGGGTTATTTAACGCTTAGGAAAGTTTTTAGATGA
- a CDS encoding hydrogenase maturation protease — MKKAILCVGNELRGDDGVGIEVGKIALEELKEWKVFFGNDMPENEFPNIRDYAPEILVIVDAIGVIADENDEFECEFVDLSDDVSYFYSAHNIPACVWIKYLREFIPKILFLGIKVDLLTLSEINSNLSKKAKKNAKLAIKKIIEFEKIIEL, encoded by the coding sequence ATGAAAAAAGCGATTTTATGCGTAGGAAACGAGCTCCGTGGCGATGACGGCGTTGGCATAGAAGTCGGTAAAATCGCCCTAGAAGAGCTAAAAGAGTGGAAAGTTTTTTTCGGAAACGATATGCCAGAAAACGAATTTCCTAATATCAGAGATTATGCGCCTGAAATTTTAGTTATCGTCGATGCAATCGGCGTTATCGCAGATGAAAATGACGAATTTGAGTGCGAATTTGTAGATTTAAGTGATGATGTGAGTTATTTTTACAGCGCACATAACATACCTGCTTGCGTGTGGATAAAATACCTGCGCGAATTTATCCCAAAAATCCTATTTTTAGGCATTAAGGTTGATTTGCTTACTTTAAGTGAAATTAATTCTAATTTATCCAAAAAAGCCAAAAAAAACGCAAAACTAGCTATAAAAAAAATCATAGAATTTGAAAAAATCATAGAATTGTGA
- a CDS encoding methylated-DNA--[protein]-cysteine S-methyltransferase, translating into MKYFWRYSSPLGEIFMQSDGANLTALKFGKFSDFGAEFREQNLQIFGDTCAWLDIYFSGNLPNFTPKISLIGSDFQLEIWQILMQIPFGATMTYGEIAREISLKRQIPKMSARAVGRAVGANPIAIIIPCHRVIGSGDKLTGYAYGLDKKEFLLNLENAKFRA; encoded by the coding sequence ATGAAATATTTTTGGCGTTATAGCTCACCGCTTGGCGAGATTTTTATGCAAAGTGATGGAGCAAATTTAACAGCGCTTAAATTTGGCAAATTTAGCGATTTTGGCGCAGAATTTAGGGAGCAAAATTTGCAAATTTTTGGGGATACCTGCGCGTGGTTGGACATTTATTTTAGCGGAAATTTACCAAATTTCACACCTAAAATTTCACTAATTGGCAGCGATTTTCAGCTTGAAATTTGGCAAATTTTAATGCAAATTCCTTTTGGAGCAACCATGACTTACGGCGAGATTGCGCGCGAAATCTCACTAAAAAGACAAATCCCAAAAATGTCCGCCAGAGCCGTAGGTAGGGCAGTGGGAGCAAATCCAATTGCGATAATTATCCCTTGCCACCGAGTTATCGGCAGTGGCGACAAACTCACAGGCTACGCATACGGGCTGGATAAAAAAGAGTTTTTGCTAAATTTAGAAAATGCGAAATTTAGGGCTTAA